Within the Mycobacteriales bacterium genome, the region CATTCTCGACGTGCTCGCCGCGGCCACGGGGCTGGTCGTCGTCGCGCTGCAGATCGCCTACCTGCCGACGCTGTACGCCGCATTCAACCGACGCGAGACCGAGGTGACCATGCTCGCCTCCCGCGCCGGCTCGCCACCGTGGGGCCCGGAGCTGCTGGCGCGCACTCGCTACGGCACCCGCGCCCGCACCGACGACCTCCCCGACTACTACGCCCTGTGGGAGCGGTGGGCGGCCGACGTCGCGGAGAGCCACACCAACTACCCCGTGCTCACGCGGTTCCGTTCGCCGCAGTCCCACACGTCCTGGCTGGTCGGTTTGCTCGCCGTGCTCGACTCGGCGGCCCTGCTGCTCGCCCTGTGCCCGAGCCGGGACGGCATCGAGCCACGACTGTGCCTGCGGATGGGGTTCACGGCGCTGCAGCAGATCGGCCTCGTGCTCGGCCTGCGCGTCGAGGGCGACCCCGACCCCGACCTGCCCCTGCTGCTGCCGTACGCCGACTACCTGGCAGGCGTCCAGAGGATGACGGCGACCGGCTTCCCGATCGAGCGGTCCGCCGAGGAGGCCTGGCCTCACTTCCGCGGATGGCGCGCCAACTACGAGCGGGTCGCCTACGACATCGCCCGGCTCACCGACGCCGTGCCGGCGTTGTGGTCCGGACCGCGACGCTGGCCGGCAGCTCCGGTGACGACGGTGCGCCCACCCAACCGGATCGCGCGCGACGCACGCTAGCTGTCGCCTTGGCTGCCAGGGCGACAACGGCCGGCGCCGCCGGCCGCTGACGCGAGGCCCGCGTCTCGGGACCTAAGCCCCTGGCCCGCGGGCGCCGAGTCGAGCACGGTGACCAGGTGACCAGCGTGTCCACGGACTGGCCGGTCGTGCACAAGCCGGCCGTCGCCCGCGCCCGCGCCCGCGCCAACCTCGTCGACTACGCCACCGAGCGGGCGAGCTTCACCTGGTCCGATGCGCGGGCCGGACTCGACGGGCTACCCGGTGGTGGCCTCAACATCGCGCACGAAGCCCTCGATCGCCACATCGCGGCGGGGCGCGGCGGGCACATCGCGTTGCGGATCGTGGCAGGCGACGGTTCGGTCACGGAGCACTCGTACGCCGCTCTCGCCGCGCTCACCAACCGGTTCGCCGACGCGTTGCACGATCTGGGCGTCGGCCCCGGGGAGCGCGTCTTCGCCCTGCTACCGCGCGGCCTCGAGGTCTACGTGACCGCGCTCGGGACGCTCAAGAACCGCAGCGTGTTCAGCCCGCTGTTCGCGGCGTACGGCCCCGAGCCGGTGCGCCAGCGGCTGGCCCTCGGCGACGCGCGGGTGCTGGTGACCACGGCGGCGCTCTACCGCCGCAAGGTGGCATCGGCCCGCGATCAGCTGCCCGGCCTCCGGCACGTGCTGCTGGTGGACGACGACGCGACGGCCGGCACGGCCGGGTTCCACGGGCTGCTGCGGCAGGCCGACGCCTCGTTCACGATTCCGCCCACCGATCCGCAGGATCCGGCGCTGCTGCACTTCACCAGCGGCACGACCGGCACGCCGAAAGGCGCGCTGCACGTCCACGAGGCGGTCGTCGCACATCACGCAACGGCCGCGTTCGCGCTCGACCTCCGTGCCGATGACGTCTTCTGGTGCACCGCCGACCCGGGCTGGGTCACCGGCACGTCGTACGGCATCGTCGCGCCGCTCACCCACGGCGCGACGGCCCTCGTCGACCAGGCCGAGTTCGACGCGCTGCGCTGGTACTCCTTGCTGGAGCGTCAGCGCGTGACCGTCTGGTACAGCGCGCCGACGGCACTGCGCATGCTGATGCGCGCCGGTGACGAGCTACCGCACGAGCACGACCTGTCGCACCTTCGCTTCATCGCGAGCGTGGGTGAGCCGCTGAACCCGGAGGTGGTGGGGTGGAGCGCCGACACCCTGGACCACCCGGTGCACGACAACTGGTGGCAGACCGAGACCGGCGGAATCATGATCGCCAACTTCGCGGCTTCGGACATCCGGCCCGGCTCCAGCGTCGGACGGCCTGCTCGGTGTGCGACCGGTCGTCGAGGCCACGCTCGCCGGCGACCACAGGGCCAGCGACGGCCACCGGGGTGGCCGTTACCTCGCCGCGGTCGCGGACCTGCTGCAACGACCGGAGGAGCTGTGAACGACGACGCCGCCCGCGCTGCCGTGGCTGCCGTGCTGGGCCGCATCGCGCCCGAAGTCGAGCTCGACGAGGTGCCCGGTGCCGCCGTCCTGCGCGACGAGCTGGATCTCGACTCGCTCGACTTCCTCGCGCTCGTCGAGGGGCTCTGCGAGCGCACGGGCGTCGAAATCCCGGAACGGGACTACGGCCGGGTCGCCACGCTGCACGACCTCGTCGCCTACCTCGTGGCGCACAGCTGACCCGCACCGGCGTACCACCGTCTCGGCCTCTCCGGCCGGACCGGTACGTCGTCGATCGACCTCATCGGGACTTTCGCCTCTCCCCCGGTCGGAGCAGCGGCGTGACCATGGATGCGCCGGACGGCACAGAGATGCACCGGCCGGGCGGAGGTCGCCATGCGCGTCGACGAGATCATGGCGGAGGCGGTCGTCACGGTCCGCCCCGACACCCCGGTCAAACAAGCGGCGGCGCTCCTGGTGGGGCGCGACGTCAGTGCCGCCCCAGTGGTCGCCGAGGACGGTGTACTCGTCGGCGTCGTCAGCGGCATCGACTTGGTACGTCACGACGTCGGCCCGGATCCTCGGGCCCACATGATCCCGCAACGACCCTCGACGGCACCACCGGAGAGCGTGGTCGACGTCATGTCGCACGACGTAGTGACGACGCATCCGCACGGCGACGTCGCCGACGCGGTCGCTCTCATGGACCGCCACCGGCTACGCAGCCTGCCGGTGGTGGACGAAGGGCGGATCGTCGGCATGCTCAGCCGCAGCGACGTACTGCGCGCGCTGGCTCGCTCCGACGAGGAACTCGCGGTGGCCGTACGCCGGCGGCTGGAGGACTGCTTCGGCCGGGATGCCACCGACGTCGCCATCAGCGTGGACCAGGGGTTGGTCGTTCTCTCGCTGCCATCCGAAGGAATCGACCCCGATGCAGCGGTACGTGTCGCGGAGACGGTGCCCGGAGTCGTCCGGGCCCGGACGAGGTGAGGGACATGGCTGAAGCCTGCGCACGTGCGCTCGAAACGCACACGGCGTGGCTGTTCTTCGCCGGTGATCGCGTCTACAAGGTCAAGAAACCGGTGCACCTGGGGTTCCTCGACTTCCGTTCGGTCGAGGCACGCGCACGAGCGTGCGCGGACGAGGTGGCACTCAACCGGCGGCTGTCGCCGGACGTCTACCTCGGCGTCGCCGAGATTCGCGGTCCGGACGGCTACGAGCACGCGGTCGTGATGCGCCGCATGCCCGACGAGCTGAGGCTCGGCCACCTCCTGCGAACGCGCACGGACCTCGCCGCGGAGGTCGACCAGATCGCGTCGCTGCTCGCCCGCTTCCACTCCGATGCGCAGATACCCGACGACGCCGCGAACCTGGGCTCGGCTCGCCTGCTGCGCGCGCGGTGGGACGACGGGCTCGACCTGCTCGAGCGCACCGGCGTCGTGCCCTCGGCGGACGTGCAGGAGACCCGGCGGTTGGCCCACCGTTACCTCGCCGGGCGACAGGGGTTGCTGCGGGCACGGGTGACGGCAGGCCGCGTGCGCGACGGCCACGGCGATCTGCTGACGGACGACATCTTCTGCCTGCCCGAAGGGCCGCGAATCCTCGACTGCCTGGAGTTCGACCGGGAGCTGCGGATCGGCGACACCCTCGCTGACGTCACCTTCCTGGCCATGGATCTCGAACACCAGGGCGCACCGGCGTACGCACAACGGCTGCTCGACCGTTACGCGGCCCTGTCCAACGACCGGTGGCCGCGGTCTCTCGAGCACCACTACGTCGCCCACCGCGCGCACATTCGTGCGAAGGTCTCCGCCATTCGCGCGGGTCAGACCACGGGCGAGGAGTCCGCACGAGCTGCGGCGGAGTCCCGCAAGCTGACCTCGCTGGGGCTGCGGCACCTGCAGGTCGGGCGGGTACGGATGCTGGTCATCGGCGGGCTCCCCGGCGCCGGCAAGTCCACGGTCGCGACGGCGGTGGCGGGCCGCACCGGCTGGCCGGTGCTGTCGTCCGACATCGTGCGCAAGCAGCTGGCCGGCCTGCCCGCTCTCGTGCCCGCCGGCGCGGACTTCAGGAACGGGATCTACACGTCCGGATGGAGCGAGGCGGCCTACGCCGAGATGTTCGAGCAGGCAAGCCGCCACCTCGAGATGGGCGAGAGCGTCATCCTCGACGCGTCGTTCACCGATCCGCTGCAGCGGCAGGAGGCGGCTGCGCTGGCCCGCCGCACCTCCACGGACCTGGTCGAGGTGTCGCTCCTCACGCTGGACGTGACGGCCGAAGCACGCATCGCGACGCGCCGGCCGGGCGAGACGACCTCCGACGCGACGATCGACGTGCGGCGCCGGCTCGCCGAGTACGCCGAGCCCTGGCCCTCGGCCCACGGCGTGCGGTCCGACACTGCCCTCGAAGAGACCGTCGCCCAGGTGGCGGAGCTGCTGCGCTGATCGCATCCAGGCGCGGGGTCGGGACCAAAGCCCCGGCGAAGGGGGTCCTCTCGCCCGTAGCGGCCGCCCGTGCAGTTGCGTTGGATACCACTGGGAGGTGCGGACGATGAAGGCTTCCGTTGGTGACAGGATCATCGTCGAGGGTCACACCCTCGACGAGAAAGCCCGTGACGGCGAGATCATCGAGGTGCACGGCCACGACGGCGAACCGCCGTACCTGGTGCGCTGGGATGACGGCCACGAAGGCCTGTTCTTCCCCGGGCCTGACGCGCGGCTGCACCACTTCACCCACGAGTCGGCATGACGGCGGCGACCACGGCGTTCGCCGCACGCCGTGCCCACCAGGAGCAGATCTTCGCCGTCGTCAACCGGTTGATCGCGGAATTCGCCGGCATCCACCCGGCCGGCACCGTGATCCGTCGGGTGGCCGCCGTGCGAGAGCAGCTCCTGCACCTCGGCATCCGCGACGATCTGCCCTGGCAGGTGGAAACCCTGGCCCGTCAGCTGCTGTCGGAGCGCACGCCGCCGCACGCCTTCCGCTAGCCCGCGTACGCCGGGCCGGTCGGCCGAACTCTGTTCGTGGATGAGCACGAACCAGGCAGGCGCCGAGCCCGACCTGCGAGAACCGCGACCCGCCTTCCTGCGCCGCCTGCGCACGACCGAGGCGGGGCTGTCCCAGCGTGAGGCGGAGCGTCGGCTACTGGCCAACGGTCCCAACCAGCTGCCCCAAGAGGTCCATGAGTCGTGGCTGGCCGCAGTCCTGGCCCAGCTGGTGCACCCGTTGGCACTGGTGCTGTGGGCGGCGGCAGGGCTGTCCCTGGCTGCCGGCACGGCCGCACTCTCGGCCGCAATCGTGCTGGTCATCGTGCTGAACGCGGTCTTCTCGTTCACCCAGGAACGACAGGCCCAGCGGGCGGTGGCCGCGCTGGGCGCGCTGCTCCCCCGGTCGGTTCGGGTCGTTCGCGACGGCCGGGCGCGTGAAGTCGATGCCCGCACGCTCGTGGTCGGCGACGTCGTCCTCGTCGAGGAAGGTGACGGGATCTCCGCCGACGCCCGGATCGTCGACGGCGCGGTGGACGTCGACATGTCCGCTCTGACGGGTGAGTCGGCGCCGGTGTCCCGCTTCGCCATCGATCGATCGCTGGAGACCAGCTGGATGGCGGCTCCCGACGTGCTGCTGTCCGGCACGCTGTGCACGGCCGGTTCTGCGCGTGCGGTGATCTACGCGACCGGCGGGCTGACCGAGCTCGGGCGGATCGCCGCGCTCAGCCAGCACCAGCACCGGGCCCCGAGCCCACTGGAGCGGCAGGTGCGCTCGGTGGCCTGGCTGATCGCGGCCGTCGGCGTGGTCGTTGGTGGCGCCTTCATGCCGCTGGGAATCGTCGCCGGGCTGCCCGCCCGCGACGCGTTCCTGTTCGCGATCGGACTACTCGTCGCGAACGTTCCCGAGGGCCTACTGCCCACGATCACGCTCGCGCTGGCCGCCGGCGTGCGCTCGCTCGCACGGCGCGGATCGATAGTGCGGCGCCTGAGCGCCGTCGAGGTGCTGGGGTCGACGTCGGTCATCTGCACGGACAAGACAGGCACCCTCACCGAGAACGAGATGCAGGCGGTCGACCTGTGGACCCCGTCGTCCGGACGGCGGTCGGCGGACGGGCTGGAACCCGATCCGGACGAGCGACGGCTGGCCGCGGCGCTGGCCGGATGCTCCACGGTCGAGCTGACCGCCGAAGGGCCGACAGCCGCCGATCCGACCGAACGCGCGCTCTACGACCTGGCCGTGCTGCTGGGCGCGGAGGCCGATCCGACGGCCCGCGACACCGCGCGTGTGCGGATCTTCCGCTTCAGCTCGGCGCGCCGTCTGATGTCTACGGTGCAGCGCGGTGCCGACGGCACGGCGTGCCTCCTCGTCAAGGGTGCCCCTGAGACGGTGCTCGACCTGAGCACACACGTGCACACCGAGAACGGCATCAGGACCTTCGACGCGGGGCTGCGCCGGGAGGCCGACCGGACGCTCGCGGCCATGGCGGCCGACGGCCTGCGCCTGCTGGCGGTGGCCTACCGGCCACTCGCCGGTGTCCCGGTCGACCGCCTCGACGCGGAGCACGACCTGACCCTCGTCGGCATCGCCGGACTGCTCGACCCGCCCCGACCCGAGGTGGCGGCGGCCGTCGCAGACTGCCACCGTGCCGGCATCCGCGTGCACGTCGTGACCGGCGACCACGGGGCGACCGCCGCCCACGTCGCTCGCCAGGTCGGCATCGGTGGCGGGCAGCCGCGGGTCGTCAACGGGCCCGACCTCGACCGCATGAGCGAAGCGGATCTCGACGAGCTGCTGGAGGCGGACGACGAGATCGTCTTCGCGCGCAGCTCGCCCGAGGCGAAGCTGCGCATCGCGGATGCGCTGCGGGCGCAGCACCACGTGGTGGCGATGACGGGAGACGGGGTCAACGACGCGCCGGCGCTGCATCGTGCCGACATCGGTATCGCGATGGGGCGCAGCGGCACGGAGGTGGCGCGCGAAGCCGCCACGATGGTGCTCACCGATGACAACTTCGCGACGATCGCGACCGCGGTGGAGGAAGGGCGCCGCGTCTACGACAACGTGCGCAAGTTCATCCTCTACATCTTCGCGCACGCGACACCGGAGATCGTGCCGTTCCTCGTCTTCGCTCTGGCCGGAGGGCTGGTGCCGCTCCCGCTGACCGTCATGCAGATCCTCGCGGTGGACCTGGGCACGGAGACGCTGCCCGCCCTTGCGCTCGGCCGCGAGCCTGCGGAGCCCGGCCTGATGGACCGCCCCCCGCGGCCGCCGTCCGAACACGTCGTCGATCGCCGGCTGCTGTTCCGGGCATGGGCGTTCCTCGGCGCCATCTCCGCGGTGCTCGTGACCGGCGGGTTCTTCTTCACCCTCTGGCGCGCCGGATGGTCCCCCGGAGCGGCCACGACGTCCGGCAGCCCGTTGCACCACGCCTACTTGCAGGCGACGACGACCACCTTCGTGGGGATCGTCGCGTGCCAGGTGGGCACCGCCGTCGCCGCCCGCACCGACCTTGCCCCGCTGCGCGCCATCGGACTGACCAGCAACCCGCTGCTGCTCTGGGGCATCGCCTTCGAGCTCGCCTTCACCGCGCTGCTGGTCACCGTGCCAGGTGTGCAGCAGGTGTTCGGGACCGCCGCTCCGCCGTGGCCGTCGCTCCTGCTGGTCGCGCCGTTCCCCGTGATCGTCTGGGGTGCCGACGAACTCCGGCGGGGCCGGCTCCGACGAAGGGCGGCTCAGCCGGCCGGAGCCGGCTCCGGCACGACCAGCTGACCGACGATCGGCTGCCAGCGGCGGGCGAGCCGCGCCTCCAGGTCGTGCATGGTCGTGTACTCGAGCTCTTCCATGGACAGCCGGTGCGGCTCGAAGGGTCCGTGCCGACGTAGGTAGTCCATGACCTCGTTGGCCATCGAGCGGGCCCGGTCGAACGACGGGTCGTCGAACATGTCGCGCGGCCCGACCAGCCGGCCGTTGTGCAGCTGGTAGCCGAGGGCCACGACCCGCGGCGGCCCGTCGAAGCGCGCCGGGTGCGCGTCACCGACCGCCACCGGCATCAGCGGCGCGTGGTGCGACCCGCGCATGGCTCCCGCCACGGAGTGCGGGAACGCGAACGGCTCCAGCGCCTCGCCCACGGCCGGCAGCCCCGACTGGCAACGCACGATCATGACGGGGTCGTCCTTGCCGACGTACTTGCCGGCGATCAGGGACAGCCGCTGCGTGCTGGTGGCCGCACCCGGGATCTCCAACGAGCGTGACGTGACCGAGTGGATCACGTAGCGCGCCGGAGTGCCGATGTACATCAGCAGGTCGTACATCTCCTCCGGCGTGTCGAACTCGATCCGCTTGTCCTCGTAGAGGTCGTAGATCTCGAACCGGAAGCCGTCGTGCATCTTCGCGTCGATGACCAGACCCGCCGTGGTGAAGGGGTCGGCGAACATGCGGAACAGCGGCAGGTTCCAGGCACCCGGCTCGGTCTTGTCGGCGAGGAAGACGAGCACCGGCTCCGACGGCCGCTCCTCGAGCTCCATCTCGGCGTACCCGGGGCCGAGGCCGCGCAGATTGCCCGAGAATGCGTCGGAGAGCAGGTCCTGCCCGGCGCCGTAGAGCCCCAGCTTCTCGGCGATCCGCGTCGTCGCCTGGAACACGTCCCAGGCGAAGGAGTGCACCAGCCGGTCGTCCGGCTCGCGTTGGTGGGTCATGATCAGCGAGATGTCGTCGCCGCAGGCGGCGACCTGCCCGTCGATCAGCAGCTGCCCGCGCTCTGCCTCGACGAGCCGGCGGGCCTCCTCGAGCATCTCGGGGTGCACCGCCGAATGGCCGACGAAACCGCCCGTGTCCGCCTTGATGATGCTGAGCGTGTACATGCTGACTCCTCACCCGTCGGGGGTTCGCCGCTCAGGACGCGGCCTGGCCGTGCACGTAGAACAGGAGGCTGCCGGTGCCGCCGTCGTGCAACGTGTGACGCACGCCGCGAGGCACGTGCAGGTAGCTCCCGGCGACCAGTTCCGTCCCGCCGACCGTCACCGAACCGACCAGCACCCACAGGTGGTGCTCCCGGTCGAGGTGCAGGTGGCTGGGTTCCTCGGCGCCCGGACGCAGCCGCAGCAGCCCCGCGACGGCGGACTCCGCGGCGTACAACGTCTTGCAGTCGACGCCGACCGCACCGGCCAGCTCGTGCCACGGCAGCTTGTCGACGTCGGAGTAGGGGACGAGCCGGACTGTCGACTCGATGGTCTGCGGGCTCATGGGAAGCCTCCGGCCGGCTACGTGAAGATGATGTGTCCGCCGGCGGCCATCGCGTAGAACTCGCCGACGGTGATGATGTCCTGGACCTGCGGGATGAAGTCGTTCTTCTCGAGGGCGAAGAGGTCGACCGAGGCCTTGCAGGCGTAGATGCCCGCACCCGTGTCGGCGATCATCTCGACGAACTCCGGAATCGAGGGGATGTCGAGGTCGCCCATCTTGCGCTCCAGGTAGTGCGTCATGAGCGACGAGACGCCCGGCAGGCCACCTGCCCACGTGGCCAGGTGCAGGCCGGGGTTGCCGACGGTGGCCACCTTGACGTGCTCGTGCCGCTTGGCGTGGATCGCGTCCAGGCCGAAGAACGTGAAGAACAGGTTGACCTCGATCCCTTCCGCACGGGCACCGTTGGCCATGATCAGCCCGGGATAGATGCCCTCGAGAGAACCTTTCGAGATGATGATCGAGACCTTCTGGATGGGAGCGGTCATCGCACGACCTCCGTTCGTCCTAGATGCAGCCGCGCGGCTTCGGGATACCGGCGATGCGCGCCGCGACCTTGGCCGGACCGCCCGGGAACACCCGGTAGAGGTCCTTGATGGAGATTCCGGCGGTCTTGCTCAGCGCCCGCACGTTGGGGCCGGAGCCGGTGCGGGCGTACTCCGCCCGCATGAACTTCACGACCCGCAGCTGCTCCTCGCTCGGGTCGGCGATGCCCTCACGGGCGGCGAGTTCCGGGATCATGTATTCGGTCCACTGCGCCGGCTCGGCGAAGAACCCGTCCTCGGTGACCTCGACGGCCACCCCGGCGACCGTGATGGTGGGCATGGCTACTCCTCTCGCGCTCCGACGGCCGACAGCTGCTTGCCGGCGATCGGCATCGGCGCGTGCAGTCTCGGCAGATCGCGACCGCGCAGGAGGGCGTGCCAGTAGAGCGGTTCGAACAGCAGCTTGCCGAGATGGTTGGACCGCGACTCCTTGAGCAACGGCAGCCCCACTGCGGTCGGGAAGTGCCCGGGCAACGGCTCGGTGTCGTAGTTGAAGTCGATGAGCAGCGCCTTGCCGAACCCGGTCTCGACGAAGCAGCTGGTGTGCCCGTCGAAGCTCGACAGCAACGGCCGCCCGGCCAGGTAGTCGCGGATGTTGCCGACCAGCACGTCGCCTTCGAAGTGCGCGACCGAACCGGCCTTGGAAGCGGGCAGGT harbors:
- a CDS encoding acyl carrier protein produces the protein MAAVLGRIAPEVELDEVPGAAVLRDELDLDSLDFLALVEGLCERTGVEIPERDYGRVATLHDLVAYLVAHS
- a CDS encoding CBS domain-containing protein: MRVDEIMAEAVVTVRPDTPVKQAAALLVGRDVSAAPVVAEDGVLVGVVSGIDLVRHDVGPDPRAHMIPQRPSTAPPESVVDVMSHDVVTTHPHGDVADAVALMDRHRLRSLPVVDEGRIVGMLSRSDVLRALARSDEELAVAVRRRLEDCFGRDATDVAISVDQGLVVLSLPSEGIDPDAAVRVAETVPGVVRARTR
- a CDS encoding AAA family ATPase — protein: MAEACARALETHTAWLFFAGDRVYKVKKPVHLGFLDFRSVEARARACADEVALNRRLSPDVYLGVAEIRGPDGYEHAVVMRRMPDELRLGHLLRTRTDLAAEVDQIASLLARFHSDAQIPDDAANLGSARLLRARWDDGLDLLERTGVVPSADVQETRRLAHRYLAGRQGLLRARVTAGRVRDGHGDLLTDDIFCLPEGPRILDCLEFDRELRIGDTLADVTFLAMDLEHQGAPAYAQRLLDRYAALSNDRWPRSLEHHYVAHRAHIRAKVSAIRAGQTTGEESARAAAESRKLTSLGLRHLQVGRVRMLVIGGLPGAGKSTVATAVAGRTGWPVLSSDIVRKQLAGLPALVPAGADFRNGIYTSGWSEAAYAEMFEQASRHLEMGESVILDASFTDPLQRQEAAALARRTSTDLVEVSLLTLDVTAEARIATRRPGETTSDATIDVRRRLAEYAEPWPSAHGVRSDTALEETVAQVAELLR
- a CDS encoding DUF1918 domain-containing protein, producing MKASVGDRIIVEGHTLDEKARDGEIIEVHGHDGEPPYLVRWDDGHEGLFFPGPDARLHHFTHESA
- a CDS encoding cation-transporting P-type ATPase, which encodes MSTNQAGAEPDLREPRPAFLRRLRTTEAGLSQREAERRLLANGPNQLPQEVHESWLAAVLAQLVHPLALVLWAAAGLSLAAGTAALSAAIVLVIVLNAVFSFTQERQAQRAVAALGALLPRSVRVVRDGRAREVDARTLVVGDVVLVEEGDGISADARIVDGAVDVDMSALTGESAPVSRFAIDRSLETSWMAAPDVLLSGTLCTAGSARAVIYATGGLTELGRIAALSQHQHRAPSPLERQVRSVAWLIAAVGVVVGGAFMPLGIVAGLPARDAFLFAIGLLVANVPEGLLPTITLALAAGVRSLARRGSIVRRLSAVEVLGSTSVICTDKTGTLTENEMQAVDLWTPSSGRRSADGLEPDPDERRLAAALAGCSTVELTAEGPTAADPTERALYDLAVLLGAEADPTARDTARVRIFRFSSARRLMSTVQRGADGTACLLVKGAPETVLDLSTHVHTENGIRTFDAGLRREADRTLAAMAADGLRLLAVAYRPLAGVPVDRLDAEHDLTLVGIAGLLDPPRPEVAAAVADCHRAGIRVHVVTGDHGATAAHVARQVGIGGGQPRVVNGPDLDRMSEADLDELLEADDEIVFARSSPEAKLRIADALRAQHHVVAMTGDGVNDAPALHRADIGIAMGRSGTEVAREAATMVLTDDNFATIATAVEEGRRVYDNVRKFILYIFAHATPEIVPFLVFALAGGLVPLPLTVMQILAVDLGTETLPALALGREPAEPGLMDRPPRPPSEHVVDRRLLFRAWAFLGAISAVLVTGGFFFTLWRAGWSPGAATTSGSPLHHAYLQATTTTFVGIVACQVGTAVAARTDLAPLRAIGLTSNPLLLWGIAFELAFTALLVTVPGVQQVFGTAAPPWPSLLLVAPFPVIVWGADELRRGRLRRRAAQPAGAGSGTTS
- the fbp gene encoding fructose-1,6-bisphosphate aldolase/phosphatase produces the protein MYTLSIIKADTGGFVGHSAVHPEMLEEARRLVEAERGQLLIDGQVAACGDDISLIMTHQREPDDRLVHSFAWDVFQATTRIAEKLGLYGAGQDLLSDAFSGNLRGLGPGYAEMELEERPSEPVLVFLADKTEPGAWNLPLFRMFADPFTTAGLVIDAKMHDGFRFEIYDLYEDKRIEFDTPEEMYDLLMYIGTPARYVIHSVTSRSLEIPGAATSTQRLSLIAGKYVGKDDPVMIVRCQSGLPAVGEALEPFAFPHSVAGAMRGSHHAPLMPVAVGDAHPARFDGPPRVVALGYQLHNGRLVGPRDMFDDPSFDRARSMANEVMDYLRRHGPFEPHRLSMEELEYTTMHDLEARLARRWQPIVGQLVVPEPAPAG
- a CDS encoding DUF4437 domain-containing protein — protein: MSPQTIESTVRLVPYSDVDKLPWHELAGAVGVDCKTLYAAESAVAGLLRLRPGAEEPSHLHLDREHHLWVLVGSVTVGGTELVAGSYLHVPRGVRHTLHDGGTGSLLFYVHGQAAS
- a CDS encoding DsrE/DsrF/DrsH-like family protein, which gives rise to MTAPIQKVSIIISKGSLEGIYPGLIMANGARAEGIEVNLFFTFFGLDAIHAKRHEHVKVATVGNPGLHLATWAGGLPGVSSLMTHYLERKMGDLDIPSIPEFVEMIADTGAGIYACKASVDLFALEKNDFIPQVQDIITVGEFYAMAAGGHIIFT
- a CDS encoding TusE/DsrC/DsvC family sulfur relay protein: MPTITVAGVAVEVTEDGFFAEPAQWTEYMIPELAAREGIADPSEEQLRVVKFMRAEYARTGSGPNVRALSKTAGISIKDLYRVFPGGPAKVAARIAGIPKPRGCI